GGGACGACCGGATCTACCTGCAATACAGTCCCAACGAGCCGTTCACGCTGCCGGACAACCTGTACATCATCGGCACCATGAACACCGCGGACCGGTCGATTGCCATGATGGACGCTGCCATCCGCCGCCGGTTCTCCTTCATCGAACTGCACCCGCAGACCGAACCGGTCAAGGGTTCCCTGGCCCGGTTCCTGCAGGCCAAGCAGCTTGATCCAACGCCGGCGCTGCTGCTGGATGAGCTGAACGGGGCCATCGATGAGTGGGACCGGGACCTGATGATCGGGCCTTCCTACTTCATGAAGCCGGCCGCCCAGACGCCCGCCGGCCTGCGCCGGATCTGGAAGTACGAGCTCATGCCCCTGCTGGAGGAGCACTACCACGGCCAGCTGACCCGGGCCCAGCTGGAGGAACGCTTCGGGCTGGATCAGCTGCTGGGACGCATTGCAGCGCGCTGATCCCCGGCCGCCCGGCACTTCACGAGGCCCCGTGCAGCACCTGGTTCTCGACGAGCTCTCCGGCGGCCTCGTGGAGCGGCTGGATGCACCCAGTGCTTCTGCCCTGAACTCCAGCGGCCTGGCCAAAGCTTCCCCGATGGGCATGGGGCTGTACCGGATCGAGCCCGTGGGCAAGGTGGGCTCCGTTCGGACAGCCACGGTCCAGCTGGATGTCCGGCCCAAGGACCGGCTGGGACTGAGCCGGCTCCTGTTCCTGCTCAGCTACGCGGGGGAGCAGGGCTTCCGGCCGGAGCTGGTGGCGGCCAGCGAGGACCGGGACCTGTGGAGCGCGCTGGCCGAGTCGCTGGCCCAACTGGCCGAACGGGCACTGGGCCGCGGCGTCCTGCAGGGCTACCTCACCGTGGACGAGTCCCTGCGGACCGTCAAGGGGCGGATCCGGATTTCGGACCAGATTTCCCGCCGCCCGGGCATGCTGGTTCCCTTGGAGGTCTCCTACGACGAGTTCACCGAGGACATCGCCGAAAACCGCATCCTGCGCGCCGCATTGGAGCGGATGGGGCAGGTGCCGGGGGTGCGGCCCGAAGTGCTGGGCCGGCTCCGCCAGCTGAAGGGAAAGCTCGACGGCGTCACGCGCCTTCCAGCCGGCGCTCCGGTGCCGCCCTGGAAGCCCACCAGGATGAACCTGCGCTACCAGGCAGTGCTGCGCCTGGCCGACCTGATCCTGCGGAACGCGTCCGCGGAAGCCGGTGAGGGCAGGCAGCAGACGGCCTCGTTCGTGGTGGACATGGCGCAGGTGTTCGAGGACTTCGTGGGAACCGCACTGCGCAGTGCCATGGCGGCCTATCCCGGCGAGCTCAGGCTGCGGTACAACGCCCTCCTCAGCGAGGCCGTGCGGGATTCCGACCGACTGTCCGTCAGGCCGGATGCGGTCCACCTGTTGGGCGGGCGCCCCGTGGTGGCCTACAACGCCAAGTACCGGGCGGCCTCGGACGCGGGTGCGTCCCTGACAGCCGACCATTACCAGATGCTGGCCCACTGCACCGCGCTCGCCGTGCCCACCGCCTGGCTGGTCTACGCAGGCCAGGGCGAAGTGAAACTCCGCCGCATCCTGAACACCGACATCGACATCGTGGAGTTTCCGCTGGACCTCAGCCAGCCTCCGTCGGCCATCCTTGCCTCAGTCGAGGAACTCGCCCGCCAGTCGTGGGGCGAAGTGGTCCGTCAAACCCGGAACGGCTGACGCGCCCGGCCGCCCGCCGTCGTCGTCCTTTCAGACCGGCACGCGGAAGGTGAACGTCGTTCCCTTGCCCAGCGTGCTCTCGACATCGATGGTGCCGCCATGCGCTTCGACAATGGCCTTGCTGATGGGCAGCCCCAGGCCCACGCCGGGAATGGCAGTGCGCCGGACGCTGCTGGTGCGGAAGAACTTGGCGAAAACCTCTGACGCGTCCTCGGGAGTCATGCCCATACCGGTGTCCGTGACGCGGCAGGCCACGTGGCCGTCCTCCCGCGCCAGCGACACCACCACTTTGCCGCCGTCCGGTGAGTACTTGATGGCGTTGGACACCAGGTTGTCCAGGACCTGCGAGATGCGCGCGCTGTCCACGTGCGCCTCCAGCTGCTCCGGGGTTTCTGCCCGCAGCTCGACGCCCGCTGCGGCCGCCCGGGGCATCGCGGATGACACGCTGCTCCGGACAAGGTCGGCGACATCCACGGCGTGCGGCGTGACGACCAGCTGGCCGTTCCGGCTGGACAGCAGGTCCGATACCAAGGTCAGGAGCCGCTCGGAATTGCGGCGGATGATTTCCAGCATTTCGCGCTGCGGCTCGTCCGGTTCGTCGGCGAGCAGGATTTCCACGTAACCGAGGATGGAGGTCAGCGGGGTGCGGAATTCATGGGAGACGCTGGAAACGAAGTCGTCCTTGGCGGTGAGCGCGTTCACCAGGTCCGTGACGTCGCTGAAGACGATCACCGAGCCGGTGAACTTGCCGTCGGAGTCCTTCATGGCGCGCGCCGTGGTCACCAGTGCCCGCTGATCGTTCCCCTCACCGAGCCACACCAGGTAGTCGGTGAAGGTTTCGCCCAGGACGGCGCGCCGCACGGGACGCTCCTGAACGGGGATCAGGGTATTTCGGTCCGCCCCGTAGACCAACAGCTGCGACTCGTTGGGATCCGCAATATTTTTGGGCCGGGCCAGCTCGTGGTTGGCGCGCTGCTTGCGGTTCATCAGGACGTCGTGGCCGTCGGCGTCCACTGCCAGGACGCCCAGATGCACGGTGTCCAGGATGGTGTTGAGCAGCGATTCCTGGCGCTTGCTGGTGCGCAGGTTGGCCCGCAGCTGCTCGTCCTTGTCCTCCAACTGCTGCTGCTGGCGCATCATGCTCAATGTCAGGACGCTGACCGACACTCCAATGCCCAGCATCATGACGGGCAGCAGCAGGGACCGGGCAAAGTCCTGCGGGGTGAAGTTGCCCTTCAGGAACAGCGGAACCCAGATGATCGCCAGCGGTGCCAGGAAGGACAGCCACAGGGCAGTGCGTGGGTAGTACCCGGAGGCGCAAAGCCAGATGACCGGAAACACCGCCAGCAGGCTGATCCCGGTGAGGCTTTCCTGGCCGCCTTCCCTGCCCGCCGAGATGGAGACGAAATCCAGTAAGGGGATGGCCAGGAAGCTGGTGTAGGGCAGCCGTTCCCAGGGAATGACGTAGCACAGCACCATGATGGCCAGCTGAGAAACGAGGAACGCGACGAACAGGGGGTTGCTCATGGTGACCGGGAAGAATGCCCACATCAGCAGGGCCGTCAGGATAGTGGTCACGAACAGCGGCATCTGGCTCATGGCCACGCGGTCGGTCAGCCGGTATTCATGGAAGGGCCGCTTGAAGAAACGCAGCCGTCCGGAGGACCAAGCCGGGGGGTTGCTCATGGCGCGGAGGACGCGGACGTCGGGCTGTGCGAGACCATACCAGCAGGATATCCGCAGCCAGCTATACTTCTGACGTTGGCACTGAGGGGGCTCTATGAGTGAGGCACGTGTGGGTCTGGTCATCGAGGATGACCACGATATTCGGGAACTGGTTCGCACTGTGCTGACCCAGGCTGGGTTTGACGTCACTGTCGCCAGCGGCGGCGCCGAGGGCGTCCTGATGGCCAAGAGCCTGAATCCGGATGTCATTACGCTGGACCTGGGCTTGCCGGATATTGATGGCTTTGAGGTTTCCCGGCAGATCCGCGAATTTTCGGACGCTTACATCGTGATGCTCACGGCGCGGACAGAAGAACTGGACACCCTCATCGGGCTGGAATCCGGCGCGGACGACTACCTCACCAAGCCCTTCCGCCCGCGGGAGCTGAGGGCGCGGGTTGCTGCCATGATGCGCCGGCCGCGGTCCGTCCCCGATCCCGGCGACGTCGCCGTTGATGCTTCCCCGGACAGCGCTGCGCACCCGGAGCGTGGAAACTTCAGCCACAACGGCCTGGAACTCAGCTACGCCTCACGCACCGTCACCGTTGACGGCAAAGAGATGAACCTGACGCGCACGGAGTTCGAGCTGCTGTACGCGCTCCTGGAAGCGGGGCGGACAGTCCGGACCAAGTCCGACCTGGTGCGGCGGCTCCGCGATGAGGATTACGACGTCGGCAGCTACATCAGCGAGGCCGACGAACGGTCCGTGGAGGTCCACATGGGAAACCTGCGCAAGAAACTGGGTGACTCGCCGCAGCAGCCGCGGTGGCTGCAGACAGTCCGCGGCGTGGGCTACCGTTTGGCGCCGGGGCAGCACTGAGCCTGCAGCCGGTGCATGGTTTGCCTGCTGCACTGGGTGATGGGCCGCAGGTAGGTTGCGGCCAGCCTGGGCAACGCCACCGCCATATCAGCTTGGCGCGCCTCGGCACGGATCTCGTTTTCCAGTTCCAGGGCCAGTCCCGCCAGGCGTTCGGCCCCAACCATTTGGCTTGACGTCTTCAGGCTCAGGACCGCGTCCATGGAGCCCTCCAGGTCACCGGTGGTCAGGGCAAGCCGCAGCCGGCCCAGCCGTTGCGGCAGGTAGTCGATGAAATTGCCGACGAAGACCCGGCTGTAGCCTTCTTCCTCCTCGAGTTCATCCCGAAGCCGGTCCAGGACGGACTGGTCCACCAGCGGCCTTGGCGCATCATCCGACGTGCTCATGACACTCCTTTCTGCTGGATTTGGGGACCTCGAAAACCGGGTGTTTGAGCGGGGGATCTTGTTCTGTTTCAGGTTAGGACCGTTCCTGCGACCTCGCAGAAGACTCGGGAAGAATTGTGGTTTTCTTGATGGGACTGCGGTTTCTGGGCAATAAAATCGATGCCAGTGCTTTTTGGCATTGACGTCATCAGCGGCCATAGCCGCCTTTCAACCTGGGGATAGATTGCCGTGTTCCGAACACTCAGGACCTTATTTGTCGCGCTCATAATCGGGGCCGGGCTGGCTTTGTCCATCGTCCAGCCGGCCAGCGCAGCCACAACACCGCAAATCACGCTCAATCCTGGTTCCGGCCCGGCCGGCTCCGCGGTCACGGTCACCGGAACCGGGTTCAAAGCCGCCACCACTGGCACTGTGATTGTGGGTTCCACCACTTTCGCGTTCCAAACCACATCGACCGGCGCTTTCAGCACCGGCATCACCATTCCGGCGGCATCCACCGGAAACCTCACCATCACTGCCAAGACATCGTCCATCAAGGCGTCAGCCACGTTCGTGGTCCAAGCGGCTCCTGCGCCTGCGCCGGCACCAACCATCAGTTCCGCCCCCTTACGCTTCGGGGTGGCAACGCCTGGGGGACCCATGGCCAGTACTGAGCTGGACGAGGTGGCCACCGTGGCAGGGGAGGTCCCGTCCGTGGTGATGAGCTACAAGGACTTCCTGCAGGCCCCGCCGATCAGCGAGTTGGACGCTGTCCGTTCGCGCGGCGCCACACCCCTTGTCACGTGGGAGCCGTGGGCATGGGGAGGCGGCGTGGACCAGCCCGCCTATTCGCCGTCCCGGATTACTGCAGGGGACTTCGACGGGTACATCAGCCAGTGGGGCCAGTCCCTGGCGGCCTGGGGCAAGCCGGTCATGCTGCGCTTCGCCCACGAAATGAACGGCAACTGGTATCCGTGGGCCGAAGGCGTTAACGGCAACCAGTCGGGAGAATACGTGGCAGCCTGGCGGCACGTGCACGACGTTGTTGCCGCCACGGGCGCCAGCAACGTCCAATGGGTCTGGTCGCCGAACGTGCCTTACTGGGGATCGACTGACCTGGCCGGCTTGTACCCCGGCGCAGGCTACGTGGATGTCGTGGCCCTGGACGGCTACAACTGGGGCACCTCGCAAACCTGGAGCAGCTGGGTTTCCCCGGTGGACCTCTTTGCCCCCGGCATCTCCCAGCTCCGCGCCCTGGCGCCCGGCAAGCCGGTCCTGATCGCCGAGACAGCGTCCAGCGAGATGGGTGGTTCCAAAGCATCCTGGAACACGGACCTGGTGTCCTACCTGGCTGCCCAGCCGGACGTGATGGGGTTCGTCTGGTTCCACATGCAGAAGGAAGCAGACTGGCGCATCAACAGCAGCGACTCGTCGGCGTCAGCCTTCAAGTCCGCACTGCTGGC
This window of the Pseudarthrobacter defluvii genome carries:
- a CDS encoding sensor histidine kinase, giving the protein MSNPPAWSSGRLRFFKRPFHEYRLTDRVAMSQMPLFVTTILTALLMWAFFPVTMSNPLFVAFLVSQLAIMVLCYVIPWERLPYTSFLAIPLLDFVSISAGREGGQESLTGISLLAVFPVIWLCASGYYPRTALWLSFLAPLAIIWVPLFLKGNFTPQDFARSLLLPVMMLGIGVSVSVLTLSMMRQQQQLEDKDEQLRANLRTSKRQESLLNTILDTVHLGVLAVDADGHDVLMNRKQRANHELARPKNIADPNESQLLVYGADRNTLIPVQERPVRRAVLGETFTDYLVWLGEGNDQRALVTTARAMKDSDGKFTGSVIVFSDVTDLVNALTAKDDFVSSVSHEFRTPLTSILGYVEILLADEPDEPQREMLEIIRRNSERLLTLVSDLLSSRNGQLVVTPHAVDVADLVRSSVSSAMPRAAAAGVELRAETPEQLEAHVDSARISQVLDNLVSNAIKYSPDGGKVVVSLAREDGHVACRVTDTGMGMTPEDASEVFAKFFRTSSVRRTAIPGVGLGLPISKAIVEAHGGTIDVESTLGKGTTFTFRVPV
- a CDS encoding response regulator transcription factor; the protein is MSEARVGLVIEDDHDIRELVRTVLTQAGFDVTVASGGAEGVLMAKSLNPDVITLDLGLPDIDGFEVSRQIREFSDAYIVMLTARTEELDTLIGLESGADDYLTKPFRPRELRARVAAMMRRPRSVPDPGDVAVDASPDSAAHPERGNFSHNGLELSYASRTVTVDGKEMNLTRTEFELLYALLEAGRTVRTKSDLVRRLRDEDYDVGSYISEADERSVEVHMGNLRKKLGDSPQQPRWLQTVRGVGYRLAPGQH
- a CDS encoding glycosyl hydrolase — encoded protein: MFRTLRTLFVALIIGAGLALSIVQPASAATTPQITLNPGSGPAGSAVTVTGTGFKAATTGTVIVGSTTFAFQTTSTGAFSTGITIPAASTGNLTITAKTSSIKASATFVVQAAPAPAPAPTISSAPLRFGVATPGGPMASTELDEVATVAGEVPSVVMSYKDFLQAPPISELDAVRSRGATPLVTWEPWAWGGGVDQPAYSPSRITAGDFDGYISQWGQSLAAWGKPVMLRFAHEMNGNWYPWAEGVNGNQSGEYVAAWRHVHDVVAATGASNVQWVWSPNVPYWGSTDLAGLYPGAGYVDVVALDGYNWGTSQTWSSWVSPVDLFAPGISQLRALAPGKPVLIAETASSEMGGSKASWNTDLVSYLAAQPDVMGFVWFHMQKEADWRINSSDSSASAFKSALLARRS
- a CDS encoding 5-methylcytosine restriction system specificity protein McrC, yielding MQRADPRPPGTSRGPVQHLVLDELSGGLVERLDAPSASALNSSGLAKASPMGMGLYRIEPVGKVGSVRTATVQLDVRPKDRLGLSRLLFLLSYAGEQGFRPELVAASEDRDLWSALAESLAQLAERALGRGVLQGYLTVDESLRTVKGRIRISDQISRRPGMLVPLEVSYDEFTEDIAENRILRAALERMGQVPGVRPEVLGRLRQLKGKLDGVTRLPAGAPVPPWKPTRMNLRYQAVLRLADLILRNASAEAGEGRQQTASFVVDMAQVFEDFVGTALRSAMAAYPGELRLRYNALLSEAVRDSDRLSVRPDAVHLLGGRPVVAYNAKYRAASDAGASLTADHYQMLAHCTALAVPTAWLVYAGQGEVKLRRILNTDIDIVEFPLDLSQPPSAILASVEELARQSWGEVVRQTRNG
- a CDS encoding Hpt domain-containing protein encodes the protein MSTSDDAPRPLVDQSVLDRLRDELEEEEGYSRVFVGNFIDYLPQRLGRLRLALTTGDLEGSMDAVLSLKTSSQMVGAERLAGLALELENEIRAEARQADMAVALPRLAATYLRPITQCSRQTMHRLQAQCCPGAKR